The following are encoded in a window of Rosa chinensis cultivar Old Blush chromosome 4, RchiOBHm-V2, whole genome shotgun sequence genomic DNA:
- the LOC112195750 gene encoding uncharacterized protein LOC112195750: protein MGCGDSKLAVATSNALLRGKKSNAGETTKNSKDIETNHKTATDCNNSIANSTQQQQQQHEQEAAASRGEKVVNKNNVDVMVADEVKDINENKKENGDDKEIIDKGDNKVLVVSEHEAGRFITSEDSPRDFFSSRKLDEEGIDGIISEGRSGASDYYTPRHGPGSKGNSFFKVDEESKVVEEDKELLPAAEETKLAVETTSSTENKGEPAVLVEEKLIKETAEVEIKTATVEAKVSSPAAEEEKKEEKKVEKKEEKS from the exons ATGGGCTGTGGGGATTCAAAGCTCGCCGTTGCCACCAGCAACGCCCTCCTGCGCGGCAAGAAATCCAATGCCGGGGAGACCACCAAGAACAGCAAAGACATCGAAACCAACCACAAAACCGCCACAGATTGCAACAACAGCATAGCAAACTCAacgcaacaacaacaacaacaacatgagCAAGAAGCTGCAGCAAGCCGTGGTGAAAAAGTTGTTAATAAGAACAATGTGGATGTTATGGTGGCTGATGAGGTGAAGGACattaatgaaaacaaaaaggaaaatggagatgACAAAGAAATAATAGACAAAGGTGACAACAAGGTTTTAGTGGTTTCGGAGCATGAAGCCGGGAGATTTATAACATCTGAAGACTCACCAAGGGATTTCTTTTCGTCAAGGAAATTAGATGAGGAAGGGATTGATGGGATTATTTCTGAGGGAAGATCTGGAGCGTCCGATTATTACACTCCACGCCATGGACCTGGAAGTAAGGGAAACTCgttcttcaaggtggatgaggAAAGCAAAGTTGTAGAGGAGGACAAAGAATTGTTGCCTGCTGCTGAAGAAACAAAACTAGCTGTTGAGACGACGTCCTCAACAGAAAATAAAG GGGAGCCAGCAGTACTAGTGGAGGAGAAATTGATAAAGGAAACTGCAGAAGTGGAAATCAAAACCGCTACTGTTGAAGCCAAAGTTTCTAGCCCTGCTGctgaggaagagaagaaagaagagaagaaagtagagaagaaagaagagaagagttAA
- the LOC112200093 gene encoding lipase: MERRRWLLLLAVLACLFGCSAGRELRFKHKIHNHSPVYNHTLATILVRYASTVYLSDLTELFSWTCDECNGLIKDFQMIELIVDIQHCLQAYVGVATDPNAIIIAFRGTQEHSIQNWIEDLFWKQLDIDYPGMPDAMVHHGFYSAYHNTTIRPGILNAVARAKEFYGDIGIIVTGHSMGGAMASFCALDLRVNQKENNVQVMTFGQPRIGNAIFATYYSKLVPKSIRITNGNDVVPHLPPYYTHFPQKTYHHFPREVWLYNIGLGSLVYKVEKICDASGEDPTCSRSVKGNSISDHLVYFGVDLMAKTWRPCKIVMGPGLLEHGRTDLEGNFVLSRDLATPVLKLKTRPDARGKPL, from the exons ATGGAGAGAAGGAGATGGTTGCTATTGCTGGCAGTACTTGCGTGCCTGTTTGGTTGTTCTGCCGGGAGAG AACTGAGATTCAAGCACAAGATTCATAACCATAGCCCCGTCTACAATCACACTCTTGCTACAATATTGGTTCGGTATGCTTCTACG GTGTATTTGTCAGATTTGACAGAGCTGTTTTCTTGGACATGCGACGAATGTAATGGCTTGATCAAG GATTTTCAAATGATAGAGCTGATTGTTGACATCCAGCATTGCTTACAG GCATATGTTGGAGTCGCAACAGATCCTAATGCCATTATAATTGCCTTTAGAGGAACTCAGGAACACAG CATACAGAATTGGATTGAAGACTTATTTTGGAAGCAACTTGATATAGATTACCCCGGCATGCCTGATGCAATG GTGCACCATGGGTTTTACAGCGCTTACCACAACACCACCATACGCCCTGGAATTCTAAATGCTGTTGCAAGAGCGAAAGAGTTTTACGGAGATATTGGGATCATAGTGACAGGGCATTCAATGGGAGGGGCAATGGCTTCATTTTGTGCTCTTGATTTAAGG GTCAATCAAAAAGAGAACAATGTTCAAGTTATGACATTTGGACAACCTCGTATCGGTAATGCAATCTTTGCTACTTACTATAGCAAACTTGTGCCAAAAAGTATACGAATAACAAATGGAAATGATGTTGTGCCTCATTTGCCTCCATACTATACTCACTTTCCTCAGAAGACATACCACCACTTCCCAAGAGAG GTGTGGCTTTATAACATTGGATTGGGAAGTCTTGTTTATAAGGTTGAGAAAATATGTGATGCCTCTGGCGAGGACCCAACATGCAGCAG GTCAGTGAAAGGGAATAGCATTTCAGACCATTTAGTTTATTTTGGTGTCGATTTAATGGCCAAGACATGGAGACCGTGCAAAATTGTGATGGGTCCTGGTTTACTGGAGCATGGAAGAACAGATCTGGAAGGAAATTTTGTACTGTCCAGAGATCTTGCAACTCCTGTTCTCAAATTGAAAACACGGCCAGATGCCCGCGGAAAGCCTCTGTAG